In Zingiber officinale cultivar Zhangliang chromosome 1A, Zo_v1.1, whole genome shotgun sequence, a genomic segment contains:
- the LOC122018996 gene encoding UDP-galactose/UDP-glucose transporter 5B-like, with protein sequence MRIPYGINKEYFRYSLFLVFCNRIMISAVSAGVLLASKKSLDPVAPMYKYCAVSISNILTTTCQYEALKYVSFPVQTLAKCVKMIPVMANCSICSKLTKILDKIQLFIPVID encoded by the exons ATGAGAATTCCATATGGGATAAACAAAGAATATTTTAGATATTCATTGTTTCTTGTTTTCTGCAATCGCATTATGATATCTGCAGTATCTGCAGGAGTTTTGCTG GCAAGTAAAAAGTCACTGGATCCAGTAGCACCCATGTACAAGTATTGTGCGGTATCTATATCTAACATACTAACCACAACCTGCCAATATGAG GCCTTGAAATATGTTAGTTTTCCAGTGCAGACCCTTGCAAAATGCGTAAAAATGATACCTGTCATG gccaactgttcaatctgttcaaagctcacaaagatcCTAGACAAAATCCAATTGTTTATTCCTGTAATAGATTGA